TGTATAGCGGCACCATTCAAACAAATCATCGGAGTTCGTAATCCAATTTCTTTATGGTAGGGAGTAGTGACTTCATAGTGTCGACCAGTGGCTAGAAATATCTTAACTCCTTGATTATTGAGCTTATATATGGCTTCCATATTTCGACGAGAAATGGAGTTTGAGGCCTTTAGTAGTGTACCATCCATATCAATAAATATTGCACGCACATTCATCTATAACTGCCTCCTCAATCGTTGTTAAACCAATATTATCATCTGATTATTAAAGCCTAGTAAACTCAGTGTATAATTTGTGTGAAGTTTATTTAGGAGCAGGTGACGTTTCTCTGAAAGATAATAATGAGTTGAAAGAAATAACTTGAAAGTATAAAAATGTTTATAGCATTGCAAGTTGTGGTAAACATCCAACAAGAAAGGAGATGATCGAATGGACGGACAAAAACAAAATTACATATCAATATTCAATCTAATGAAATTTTCAGAGGACCTTACGAGGGAGAGTGGGATTTTAAAATTGAAGCCACAGAATCTCAAGTGAATATCCTTGAACGACTCTTTGATCGAAATGATGAAACAGATTGGGAAAGTTATTTTCGGTCACACACTCCATATCTCGAATATCATCATCAATTATTCGCATTTTTTGTGATTTGATTGATTGACAAGGTAGTATCTTACTCACAAACCATTATGTTTCGAGGGAAATTGCAGTGCGGTCAAGAGAAGAAAGTATCCGTCAAGATACAGGTAATCCACCATTCTAACCCCAATCGATGATCCGATGATTCAAAAATCGGCTGAAGCCTATGAACAGGTTTATAAAAGAGAAGGGGGTTCGATTCCGATTGTATCGGATTTCAACCATACTCTAAATACTCCTGTAGTCTTAATGGGATTCGGGCTGCCAGAAGAAAATCTCCATGCTCCGAATGAACATATTAACTTGGAAAATTTTGATAAAGGGATCTTAACGATCTGTTCCTTTTTAGAATTGATTTGAATAGATAGGCAACGGAGGGATGCATAGCATCCCTCTTTTTTTTTGATAAAAGGGCAAGACTCCTTTCAAACTTTGGACGGTTCCGGTTCTATTTATGTGGGAGGCGGGTAAAAGAACTATCTCAACGGTTTTTCTAAAATCTTTTCCAGCATTCATTAATGCCATCGTTACACAAAAATTCACCCTGAAAGATAAGAGAAGCAGTAGCTCTTAATGGTTACTTTAAAGAAAAGTCCCATGGTTATCGAAGGTACCCAGAAACTCGTTTGTCATAAAACATTCACAAATTTTTGAAATGACCATGTCCTTTTTCTTCCTTTTTCTTTATATAAAGGGGTGAAAGTATTAGCAAGAAGAAGGGTAGTGTTGTGGATGGCTAGGTTTAGAAAAGTGAGCACGGATTTTTGGGTGGACCCGATTCATTCAGAGGAGATGACTCCAGATGACCGGCACTTTTATTTATATCTGTTAACAAATCAACGGACGAAACAAATCGGAATCTATAAAACTACGATAAAGCAAATCGCTTTTGATATGGGCTACACAACCGAATTTATTCAAACATTGATGGAACGATTCATCCTGCTTCACCGGCTGGTTCGTTATAATCCTGAAACGAGAGAGCTAGCGATAAAAAACTGGGCGGAATATAACTTTGATAGAGCCGGGAAACCCATGATGGATTGTATTTTTTCCGAATTAAAAGAGGTCCAAGATATCTCACTGATTGAATATGTTGCGGAATCCATTCATAAACCAGAATTCCGCAAACTTTATGATTCTTTTTGTAACAAAGAAGAGAGTACCTCCAGCAAAGAAGTGAGTCATCATGAAGAAAATAATACATATCTAGCGCCTGTATGGGAAGAGAAAGACGAGACTTTTCCGACTCGTCATACGATACGTGGACAAGAAGAAGAGAAAGAAGAAGAGAAAGAAAAACAACAAGAAGTTTTTCAGCCCATACTAGAAGGTAATCTAAATAATGAGCATCACTTGGAAGATAACCAAAAACTTGTAGATGTTAAAGACATTATTGCATTTTGGGATAATAATGGATTTGGTTTTAGCAATGTGAATGCAAAAGAGCAGCTATTATCCTGGTTAGATGATTCTTGCTTTTTACAGCCGAAAGCCGTGATTTTAAAGGCATTGACGATCGCATGTACAAATAACAAGCGAAGGTTAAGTTATGTGATGGGAATTCTGAAAAATTGGGAAAACGAATCATTACTGACGGTAGAAGAAATTGATTCCTATCAAGAGAACCAAAAGCCTGCAGCTAATAATTGGAAAACAACGAAATCAGTTCCGAGCGGAAGAGATATTCCAAGTGGATTTGACCTAGATATAACGGCAGGTGAAGATTGGTGAATATAGCTGAAAAATCGTATTTAGGAAGCCTGATTAAGGCAGAGTACTTACTGAAGGATACCGTGATTCAGCCTGATCAGCTGGAAAGTGTGCGGCATCAAGAATTAATGCGGAGAATGCTGGAATTAACCCGGGCAGGCAAGAATATTGATTTAATCTCCTTGGCATCTTTGCTTGACCTTGAGTTCTTTGGTGGAATGTCCTATCTGTCTGAACTGTTTTCATACGCGAATCTTGAGAAATTCGAGACTACGGAGGAGCTCATTCTTTCTTCGTGGAAGGAACGAGAAAAAAGGAATATCTTAACGGTGGCAACAGTGAGCGATTGGGAGATTACGAAAATTACCACCGAATTGGATAAAATCAATCAATGTAAAATGAAGGATCATACCTCCTTAACACAGGCATTGGCAGATATGTATGAGGCACCTTGGGAAGACCCAATCGTTCTGAATACAGCCACAACAGGGATCCTAAAGCTCGATGTGATGACCGGGGGCTTTCAGAATGGAGAAGTAACCATTCTGGCTGCAAGACCCTCCATGGGAAAAACTGATGTTATGCTTCATTTCGCCAAAATGTCTGGCTGGGCCGGATTTCTACCGCTACTCTTTTCATTGGAAATGCCGGAAAAGCTGATAACCTCTCGACTTATTGCTTCGACGGGAAACGTTAACCGAAGAAAAATGCGAGATTTGAAAAGGATGCTGAATCAAGACCAAAAGAATTCCTGGTCCGATGTTCTCGGTCAACTAGCTAAAACCAATATACAAATTTTTGATGGATCTGGGCAAAGTATTGCCGAAATGAGAGCGAAAACGAGGAAAATGATCCACCAATTTCCATACAAGAAACCGGTCATTTTTATTGATTACTTGACATTGATCTCTTCAAGTCAAGTGTACGGAGGGAATTCCCATCAACAAGTAACGGAAATATCCAAATCACTTAAAACAATGGCAAAAGACTTTGATTGCCCGGTGATATGTTTGGCACAGCTTAATCGTTCTGTAGAATCGAGAGCAGATAAAAAGCCGATGATGTCTGATATTCGGGAATCAGGCAGTGTGGAACAGGATGCCGATGTCATTTTGTTCCTGTATCGTGAATCCTATTATGACAAGGAAACAAAGAATCCTTCTCTTGAGATCATTGTATCGAAAAACCGAAATGGTCCAGTGGGGTCAGCGATTGTGGATTACAACGAATATACAGGAAAAATCGAGGACCCAAAGGATAAAAACAGAGAATAGGGTGGTAGATGGTGTTAATAAAAGACGCTTACTTTGATTGTTTTCTATATGAAGATTCTTCATTGGCCCATTATATTCACCATTTACTAGAAGAGAAGAAAGTTTCTTTAGAAGATGACATTTCCAAATTGAATTTTGATCTAGCAAACCATCAGCAAGTGGCAGAAATGATTACAACCAATGTATTAGGAATCAATAAGGTTCGAGTTTACTCATTAAAGATGAACCAGAGGGATTTTGTCTTTATCTTTGCCCTTAGTGAGGAAGAAGCCATTCAGTTGTATGAAAAAACATTTCATCAAAAGCCGTTGAACTGTCATGAATCTTTACTAGATTTCGAGTTTTATAGAGGAATGGAGGTGGTCTCGTTTCGGGACAGGAGGATGGAATTTGGGTGTTTCCCCGCAATAGCGGGATATTTTTCGCGCGAGAGGTGAATGGATCATGGGTATATTTTTAGAATTAATATAAATAGGTAGGCAAGGGAGGGAGCGCATAGTATCCCTCATTCATGCAGATAAAAGTGCCAGGTACCTTCCAAATTTTGGACGGTACCTGGCACTTTTTTATGTAGGAGGAATGGGTAAATTGAACCATTTTAACGGTTTTTCTAAAATTTTTTCCAGCATTCATTAATGCTTTTGTTACACAAAAGTCCACCCTGAAGGATTTTGATGTGAAGTTGGGGGATGGTGGATAGCTACATATTACACGGTGAATTTATACAAATAACTAATGTAGAATGGCTTTTGACTACAAGAACAAACCTGTATAAGTCAAAGGAACTATGAACAATTGTATATATTTTCAAATTATTATGTTTATTGTATTATATTAATATAATAAAAATAAACAAAATAAAAGGAGCGATTTTTATGGATTCATATTTTAATTAATAGAAGAAAAAATGATTCGTGATTTAGACTTAATAGAGTTTACGAAAAAACTAACCTTGTGAACCGAATCATAAACCGTGCGAATGGACTAAAAAAACCGTCAGGGTTGAGCGAATAAACATTAATATATCAACATTTGGTTGGGGCTTAATGGGGTACTGGTGTCCTCCACGGTCTTCAAAGTCACTTTCAAAAAAATGACCTCAAAACGTTGATACATAAGGGTTTCAGTCGTCGAAACACACACAGTCTCCTTACCAAATCAAACGAGACTGTTACGAACTGTTTGACGAAACTGTTCATGTCCAGAACCTTCAAAATTACAATTTTGGAGGTTTTTTATTATGCAAACGATACGCAAAGGACGACGCAAACACTCACGAGATGAGACCGCAAGAACTAGAATGAGAGAACAATTCACTATGAGCGAACTGTTTGAAAAATTCATGTGGTCAAAAAGAGCTGAAGGTTTAGCTCCGAGAACTATTGAGGAATATGAGCTTCATTTCAGTTGGTTCTTCGACTGGTTGGACGGAGACCTCACCAGTGACGAAATGAGAACAGAGGTCTTTCTGGAATATATTCATTTCATGAAAGAGGAGAAAGGTCTTGCTCCGAACACGGTAAATATTCGTATTAGAACAATGAGAGCTTTTCTTCGTTGGTGTTATAAAGAGAACCATATAGTTGAACCAATACATGAGAAAATAAAACTAATGAAAACCGAACAAGATACAATTGAGAGCTTCACGACAACAGAGGTCAAAGCTATTTTCAACGCTTTCGACACGTCTACATTCGTTGGATTCCGTGACAAAGTTATGGTCACGGTTCTATTGGACACAATGGTCAGAATTGGAGAGCTATTGAACATGAAACGTTCTCTGGTTGATCTAAAGAAGGGAATTATTCAGCTTGAAGCTATGAACACGAAAACCAGAAAGGCTCGTGAGGTTCCTATTTCAAGTAAGACAGCAAAGCTCTTGAAGGAATACATGATTGAGTCAGAAGACTTTGGTGAGGAGATTCTGTTCGTTACATATGACGGAAGACCAATTGAAGGGAACACTTGGAGAACCAGATTGAAGGAAATTGGAGAACTAGCTGGAATAAAAGGAAAACGAGTTAGTCCTCACACGTTCCGTCACACTGGAGCATTGTTTTATATCATGAATGGAGGAGACCCGTTCTCTCTCCAGAAAATACTCGGTCACACAGACATGTCAATGACTCGGAGATATATTCAAATGACCAACATTGACGTGAGAAAACAACATAATGTTTTCAGTCCTCTAAGGAATATTTAATTGTCCTGATTGTGGACAAACATTGAGCGACTCCGAGACCTATGAAGCATATGGAAAATATATTGTGGTTGTTGCTACCAAGGGAAGTGAAGACATATGACCGTCTTACTGGTTATTCATTACATTGCTATTGAAGTTGATACGAAAATTATGAGAAAATGGGAAACTCCTCTTAGGGGAAAGAAACCTGAAGAAGTTGCTTTGAAGTGGTGGAAGGAAATAATAAGAGAATATCACATTGACCTTGAACTTGAAAAAGTAACTTCTGACGGAGAGGACATAACTGAATTAGTAAACGAATTGAGGAGCTAAGATTGAACTCCTCTTTTTTTTATTTTGAGCATTTTCATATTGCTAACAATGTCACTTAATTGAATAATAATGGTATAATTGTTGAAAAATGGCGAGGAGAATAACAGTGGGGATTACTGATATTTTTTCTAAAAGAAACAATGACAATCAAAAATCAATCTTTAAGTACGACGAGATACCTGAACCATTAAGAGTACAAATAGGTCACATTTGGGAAGACGCAATAGGTCGCTATGTAAATGGAGTAGGTTATTATAGAGACCACGCTTCAAACGAAACTTGGGACTACATCCATAAGACATTATGTAAAGAATACGGCTTATACAGTTTGAGTGAAGAGCAATGCTATTCAATTGACCATTGTTATAACTTTTTAAATGAAGAGGAGTCAGTCGAAAGAGTACTCGATATTATTGAACTTACTTTCAGAGTAATAGATACGGAAGTAAGGAAAGACCAGTGGAATTGGGCGAATAAAGGTATTACTCAACCACCAGACGAAGCAATTGAAGAACTGAATAAAAGGTTTCAAGAACACGGTATAGGTTATCAATATCTTAATGGAAAAATCGTCAGAGTTGATTCTGAATATATTTATCGAGAAGCTGTTGAACCGGCTGTAAGCCTAATGTTGGGAGAAGGTTTTGAAGGAGCTTCAGAGGAGTTTATGAACGCTCACGAACACTTCAAAAAGGGTAAGGATAAGGAAGCTATTGTAGAAGCTGGTAAGGCTTTTGAAAGTGTAATGAAGTCGATTTGTTCTAAAATGAATATAAAGCTAACTGGTAAAGAAACCGCAAACCCATTGATAAAGATTTTAATTAAAAACGAATTGATACCAGAGTATCTTGAGAACTCTTTAATGGGTCAACCAGTATTGAGAAATAAACATGCTCACGGTCAAGGAGAAAAAAGTGTTCCACTACCAAGATATACAGTCGCTTATGCCTTGCATTTATGTGCAACCAATATTGTATTACTTATTGAAGCATACAAGACTAAGAAATAAAATAGGTTAAACCAAAAAGCTGTCCTTCATTGGAGAGCTTTTTGTTATGCCTTGTGTAATTCGTTTCTCAAATTATTTTATCCTACAAATTTTGATAAAAAAACAAATTTTCTCTAGCTGTTCTCAAAATATTCACAACTAGAGGAGAAAACCAAAACGAAAATATTTTATGATTAACTTGTTGTTAAATTATGGAGGTGTTTTAATGTATAAAATGCAATTATGCAATGTTTACACACAAGAAATTCTTAGAGAGGAAGACTTTGATACTCCAGATGTAATCAATAATTTAATTCATTCGGCTAAAAAAAGCGATTTAGACGGTTTGGACGCATTTATTATTGACAGTAAGAAAAGAACCCTCAAAGCAGACTATGTAACTCACTCAATAGTTACAGAGGCAAATACCAAGGTATATAAAATCTTTTTCAAAACAAGTATTGCTAAAAAACAAGCAATCATTTCTTCAAAATAATTCTTCTTTTTACATTTAATTACCACAAAGCACAAGAAAGCTCTCATGGTACAATTATCATGAGGTGTTTTAAATGTTTATATCTCCTATGTTATTACACAAGTCCGAACGTCCTTTTGAGGACAATTCATATATAACAGAATTAAAGCTGGACGGTTTCAGAACGGTCTGGACAAAGTTTGACGATAAGGTCAGAATATACACTCGACATAATAACGAGATTACTTCCAAGTTCCCAGAGTTGGTCAATATTCCAGTCCCAAATGGAACCGTCCTTGACGGTGAAATTGTGGTCACAGATCATTTAGGGAGACCAGATTTTGAAGCAACAATGGAACGGTTCATGTCAAAGAAGTCTGGACATAGTATTTCTTTTAGTGTCTTTGACATTATCTGTTTCAACGGTGAAAAAATTACGAGTTTACCATTATTGGAGCGAAAAGAGATTCTTAGAAAAGTTATCACGGAGGACACTCCGTTGTTGAACAAAGTCCAATGGGTTGAAGGGAACGCTGAACAATATTTTGAGTTAATAAAGCAACACGACTTGGAGGGAATTGTTCAGAAAAGAGCAAATTCCACATACCAAATAAATAAACGCTCTCACGACTGGTTGAAAGTGATTAATTACAAGTATGAGGACGTTTATGTTTCTGGGTTGAGGAAAGACGAATTTGGGCTCCTCTTAAACTTTGAAAATGGGAATTATGCTGGACTCATGGAATTTGTGGCTCCACAAGGTCGAAAAGAGTTCTATAAACAGTATAGAGACTTTATTGTTGAGGAAAATGAGAAATTCGTTTATTTAGACCCAAAGTTGAAAG
This Neobacillus sp. YX16 DNA region includes the following protein-coding sequences:
- a CDS encoding STM4504/CBY_0614 family protein, whose protein sequence is MGITDIFSKRNNDNQKSIFKYDEIPEPLRVQIGHIWEDAIGRYVNGVGYYRDHASNETWDYIHKTLCKEYGLYSLSEEQCYSIDHCYNFLNEEESVERVLDIIELTFRVIDTEVRKDQWNWANKGITQPPDEAIEELNKRFQEHGIGYQYLNGKIVRVDSEYIYREAVEPAVSLMLGEGFEGASEEFMNAHEHFKKGKDKEAIVEAGKAFESVMKSICSKMNIKLTGKETANPLIKILIKNELIPEYLENSLMGQPVLRNKHAHGQGEKSVPLPRYTVAYALHLCATNIVLLIEAYKTKK
- a CDS encoding RNA ligase family protein codes for the protein MFISPMLLHKSERPFEDNSYITELKLDGFRTVWTKFDDKVRIYTRHNNEITSKFPELVNIPVPNGTVLDGEIVVTDHLGRPDFEATMERFMSKKSGHSISFSVFDIICFNGEKITSLPLLERKEILRKVITEDTPLLNKVQWVEGNAEQYFELIKQHDLEGIVQKRANSTYQINKRSHDWLKVINYKYEDVYVSGLRKDEFGLLLNFENGNYAGLMEFVAPQGRKEFYKQYRDFIVEENEKFVYLDPKLKVKVKYRNLTKKGLLRIPSFVEWVS
- a CDS encoding tyrosine-type recombinase/integrase, with the translated sequence MQTIRKGRRKHSRDETARTRMREQFTMSELFEKFMWSKRAEGLAPRTIEEYELHFSWFFDWLDGDLTSDEMRTEVFLEYIHFMKEEKGLAPNTVNIRIRTMRAFLRWCYKENHIVEPIHEKIKLMKTEQDTIESFTTTEVKAIFNAFDTSTFVGFRDKVMVTVLLDTMVRIGELLNMKRSLVDLKKGIIQLEAMNTKTRKAREVPISSKTAKLLKEYMIESEDFGEEILFVTYDGRPIEGNTWRTRLKEIGELAGIKGKRVSPHTFRHTGALFYIMNGGDPFSLQKILGHTDMSMTRRYIQMTNIDVRKQHNVFSPLRNI
- a CDS encoding DnaB-like helicase C-terminal domain-containing protein encodes the protein MNIAEKSYLGSLIKAEYLLKDTVIQPDQLESVRHQELMRRMLELTRAGKNIDLISLASLLDLEFFGGMSYLSELFSYANLEKFETTEELILSSWKEREKRNILTVATVSDWEITKITTELDKINQCKMKDHTSLTQALADMYEAPWEDPIVLNTATTGILKLDVMTGGFQNGEVTILAARPSMGKTDVMLHFAKMSGWAGFLPLLFSLEMPEKLITSRLIASTGNVNRRKMRDLKRMLNQDQKNSWSDVLGQLAKTNIQIFDGSGQSIAEMRAKTRKMIHQFPYKKPVIFIDYLTLISSSQVYGGNSHQQVTEISKSLKTMAKDFDCPVICLAQLNRSVESRADKKPMMSDIRESGSVEQDADVILFLYRESYYDKETKNPSLEIIVSKNRNGPVGSAIVDYNEYTGKIEDPKDKNRE
- a CDS encoding DnaD domain protein, producing the protein MSTDFWVDPIHSEEMTPDDRHFYLYLLTNQRTKQIGIYKTTIKQIAFDMGYTTEFIQTLMERFILLHRLVRYNPETRELAIKNWAEYNFDRAGKPMMDCIFSELKEVQDISLIEYVAESIHKPEFRKLYDSFCNKEESTSSKEVSHHEENNTYLAPVWEEKDETFPTRHTIRGQEEEKEEEKEKQQEVFQPILEGNLNNEHHLEDNQKLVDVKDIIAFWDNNGFGFSNVNAKEQLLSWLDDSCFLQPKAVILKALTIACTNNKRRLSYVMGILKNWENESLLTVEEIDSYQENQKPAANNWKTTKSVPSGRDIPSGFDLDITAGEDW